One Ananas comosus cultivar F153 linkage group 1, ASM154086v1, whole genome shotgun sequence DNA window includes the following coding sequences:
- the LOC109716309 gene encoding beta-hexosaminidase 2-like yields the protein MTTSSLILLLVIIAIITPSLIHSTPHPPINVWPKPTSISWLPNPNPNPNSSYLSLSLSPSFRIFPLFPIHLHPPLRRALYRYHRLLLRERHVPLLPPPTPPISPAPLSLLLLSVSSLSAPLHPGANESYLLSLPIPTHGAANLSANLSAATPWGAIRGLETLSQLATAVXPA from the coding sequence ATGACCACCTCctccctcatcctcctcctcgtcaTAATCGCCATTATTACACCATCCTTAATCCACTCCACTCCCCATCCTCCCATCAACGTTTGGCCCAAACCCACCTCCATTTCCTGgctcccaaaccctaaccctaaccctaattcctcctacctctccctctccctctccccttccTTCCGCATCTTCCCCCTCTTCCCCATCCACCTCCACCCCCCTCTCCGCCGCGCCCTCTACCGCTaccaccgcctcctcctccgcgagCGCCACGTccccctcctccctcccccGACGCCCCCAATCTCCCCCGctcccctctccctcctcctcctctccgtctCCTCCCTCTCCGCCCCTCTCCACCCCGGCGCCAACGAGTcctacctcctctccctccccatCCCCACCCATGGCGCCGCCAACCTCTCCGCCAACCTCTCCGCCGCCACCCCGTGGGGCGCCATCCGCGGCCTCGAGACCCTCTCCCAGCTCGCCACCGCCGTCCNCCCGgct